A genomic window from Micromonospora sp. WMMA1947 includes:
- a CDS encoding SGNH/GDSL hydrolase family protein — MASPHLTTPITSDLLRGALDLEQTADGVLPHRLPAWARAQNIDPQLMTAEAMPSGVRLVFRTRATTVELDVLPMKMVYRGTGPRPDGRYDLVVDGRLAGQATAGGGKVLTIDLATGTSGIEPGPVGTVRFTDLPATDKEVVIWLPQREITELVALRTDAPVEPAGTGDRRVWLHHGSSISHGSDAESPTGTWPAIAATLAGVELVNLGFSGSALLDPFTARAMRDTPADLISVKIGINVVNADLMRLRAFGPAVHGFLDTIREGHPETPLLVVSSILCPIQEDTPGPGAVEFVDGRVRFRATGDPADVASGRLTLRVIRAELARIVASRAGADPNLHYLDGLELYGEADYAELPLPDELHPDPAADRRIGERFAALAFGPKGPFAAAE, encoded by the coding sequence ATGGCATCCCCGCACCTCACCACTCCGATCACCTCCGACCTGCTGCGTGGCGCGCTCGACCTGGAACAGACCGCCGACGGGGTGCTGCCGCACCGGCTGCCCGCGTGGGCCCGGGCGCAGAACATCGACCCGCAGCTGATGACGGCGGAGGCGATGCCCTCGGGCGTACGGCTGGTGTTCCGCACCCGCGCCACCACAGTCGAACTGGACGTCCTGCCGATGAAGATGGTCTACCGGGGCACCGGGCCGCGTCCCGACGGCCGCTACGACCTGGTCGTCGACGGCCGCCTCGCCGGTCAGGCCACCGCCGGTGGCGGCAAGGTGCTCACCATCGACCTGGCCACCGGCACGTCCGGCATCGAGCCGGGGCCGGTCGGCACGGTGCGCTTCACCGACCTGCCCGCCACCGACAAGGAGGTGGTGATCTGGCTGCCGCAGCGGGAGATCACCGAGCTGGTGGCGCTGCGCACGGACGCGCCGGTCGAGCCGGCCGGCACTGGTGACCGCCGGGTGTGGCTGCACCACGGCAGCTCGATCAGCCACGGCTCGGACGCGGAGAGCCCCACCGGCACCTGGCCGGCGATCGCCGCGACGCTGGCCGGCGTGGAGCTGGTCAACCTCGGGTTCAGCGGCAGCGCGCTGCTCGACCCGTTCACCGCGCGGGCGATGCGCGACACCCCGGCCGACCTGATCAGCGTCAAGATCGGCATCAACGTGGTGAACGCCGACCTGATGCGGCTGCGCGCGTTCGGCCCGGCCGTGCACGGCTTCCTGGACACCATCCGCGAGGGACATCCGGAAACCCCGCTGCTTGTCGTGTCGTCGATCCTGTGCCCGATCCAGGAGGACACACCCGGACCGGGCGCTGTCGAGTTCGTCGACGGACGGGTGCGGTTCCGGGCCACCGGCGACCCGGCCGACGTGGCATCCGGCCGGCTCACGCTGCGCGTCATCCGCGCCGAGCTGGCCCGGATCGTGGCGTCCCGGGCCGGCGCCGACCCGAACCTGCACTACCTCGACGGGCTGGAGCTGTACGGCGAGGCCGACTACGCCGAACTGCCGCTGCCCGACGAGCTGCACCCCGACCCGGCCGCCGACCGCCGCATCGGCGAGCGGTTCGCCGCGCTGGCGTTCGGACCGAAGGGACCGTTCGCCGCGGCGGAGTGA
- a CDS encoding RNA polymerase sigma factor, which translates to MNDHLGVGGSKQDEERLLRRVARADLDAFDELYRRTSPWLAIRLRRRCADDGIVAEVLQDTYLTVWRAAGSFSGLRPSGGADAPGGSAAGWIWTIAARRLVDALRRRARVQEVPTDVLPVRSAPAAEDEALAGSFGSEVGAALDALAPELRAVLAAMVLDGLTVRETSVLLGVPEGTVKSRARRARNALREALA; encoded by the coding sequence GTGAACGACCATCTAGGCGTGGGAGGAAGCAAACAGGACGAGGAGCGGCTGCTGCGGCGGGTCGCACGCGCCGACCTGGACGCGTTCGACGAGCTGTACCGCCGGACGTCGCCGTGGCTCGCGATCCGGCTGCGGCGGCGGTGCGCCGACGACGGCATCGTCGCCGAGGTCCTCCAGGACACGTACCTGACCGTGTGGCGGGCCGCCGGTTCGTTCAGCGGGCTCCGCCCCTCCGGCGGCGCGGACGCGCCCGGTGGCTCGGCCGCCGGCTGGATCTGGACCATCGCGGCCCGGCGCCTGGTCGACGCGTTGCGCCGCCGCGCCCGCGTGCAGGAGGTGCCGACCGACGTGCTGCCGGTGCGCAGCGCGCCGGCCGCCGAGGACGAGGCGCTCGCCGGGTCGTTCGGCTCGGAGGTGGGCGCCGCGCTGGACGCGCTGGCGCCGGAGCTGCGGGCGGTGCTCGCCGCCATGGTCCTTGACGGGCTGACCGTCCGGGAGACCTCCGTCCTGCTGGGGGTGCCCGAGGGCACCGTGAAGAGCCGGGCGCGGCGTGCCCGCAACGCGCTCCGGGAGGCACTGGCATGA
- a CDS encoding zf-HC2 domain-containing protein encodes MTVHVPPPALAAYAAGTPDDAAAWTIEVHLEGCAECRDRLGDLASPPLRALLGDARETILEQARTGPRPARRRPLRRWWLRWTDWSLLAWAAMTCTAILAAVLLDRNYPDQPSAVLLLAPVAPLAGLAVAWSRRANPNWEVVAGTARAGLELLLRRTLAVLLLVAPVLAVAGLAVGRNPALWLLPCLAFTAATLLLGSRVGVPLAAAVLGGGWLTAVAAVSFTGDADAARAAAATETLLRPATMPAWAAAAVVLTVLTALRAEHLRRPAG; translated from the coding sequence ATGACCGTTCACGTTCCCCCGCCCGCACTGGCCGCGTACGCCGCGGGAACCCCCGACGACGCCGCTGCCTGGACGATCGAGGTGCACCTGGAGGGCTGCGCCGAGTGCCGCGACCGGCTCGGCGACCTGGCCTCCCCGCCGCTGCGCGCGCTGCTCGGCGACGCCCGGGAGACGATCCTGGAACAGGCCCGCACCGGGCCGCGACCGGCACGGCGGCGCCCGCTGCGCCGGTGGTGGCTGCGCTGGACCGACTGGTCACTGCTGGCCTGGGCCGCCATGACCTGCACGGCGATCCTGGCCGCGGTGCTGCTGGACCGCAACTACCCGGATCAGCCGTCGGCGGTGCTGCTGCTCGCGCCGGTGGCGCCGCTCGCCGGGCTCGCGGTGGCCTGGTCCCGCCGCGCCAACCCGAACTGGGAGGTGGTCGCCGGCACCGCCCGCGCCGGGCTGGAACTGCTGCTGCGCCGTACCCTCGCGGTTCTGCTCCTGGTCGCGCCCGTGCTCGCGGTGGCCGGGCTGGCAGTCGGCCGCAACCCCGCGCTGTGGTTGCTGCCCTGCCTGGCGTTCACCGCGGCGACGCTGCTGCTCGGCAGCCGTGTCGGCGTGCCGCTCGCCGCCGCCGTCCTCGGCGGCGGCTGGCTCACCGCGGTCGCGGCCGTGTCGTTCACCGGCGACGCGGACGCGGCCCGCGCCGCCGCCGCGACCGAGACCCTGCTCCGGCCCGCCACCATGCCCGCCTGGGCGGCGGCCGCCGTCGTGCTCACAGTGCTGACCGCGCTGCGCGCCGAGCATCTGCGGCGGCCCGCCGGCTGA
- a CDS encoding ATP-binding cassette domain-containing protein encodes MVRAVSADEVAPTRHAWRIEAVGLSVKAGRHLAVDNLGLTLGTGVHGLLGPNGAGKSTLMRALATVVKPHGGTLRLLGADAATTRELRPMRRRLGYLPQQFGYYPRFTVREYVEYVAWLREMPAAAVPGAAQRAIDRVRLTDRADAKLKSLSGGMLRRAGIAQAIVNEPDLLLLDEPTVGLDPEQRVEFRELIRELGADACVLVSTHLVEDVVAACSDVILMDHGTRVFQGLPADLVRHGETGGVGDSAAERGYSYLLQQHRGA; translated from the coding sequence TTGGTACGCGCAGTGAGCGCCGACGAGGTGGCGCCGACCCGGCACGCCTGGCGGATCGAGGCGGTGGGACTGTCGGTGAAGGCCGGGCGGCACCTGGCCGTCGACAACCTCGGCCTGACGCTCGGCACCGGTGTGCACGGGCTGCTCGGCCCCAACGGCGCCGGCAAGAGCACCCTGATGCGCGCGCTCGCCACAGTGGTCAAACCGCACGGCGGCACGCTGCGGCTGCTCGGCGCGGACGCCGCCACGACCCGTGAGCTGCGGCCGATGCGCCGCCGGCTCGGCTACCTGCCGCAGCAGTTCGGCTACTACCCCCGGTTCACCGTGCGGGAGTACGTCGAGTACGTGGCCTGGCTGCGGGAGATGCCCGCCGCCGCGGTGCCGGGCGCGGCGCAGCGGGCCATCGACCGGGTACGCCTCACCGACCGGGCCGACGCCAAGCTCAAGTCGCTGTCCGGCGGCATGCTGCGCCGGGCCGGCATCGCCCAGGCGATCGTGAACGAACCGGACCTGCTGCTGCTCGACGAACCGACAGTCGGCCTGGACCCGGAGCAGCGGGTCGAGTTCCGCGAGCTGATCCGCGAACTCGGCGCGGACGCCTGCGTGCTGGTCTCCACCCACCTGGTGGAGGACGTGGTGGCGGCCTGCTCGGACGTCATCCTGATGGACCACGGCACCCGCGTGTTCCAGGGCCTGCCCGCCGACCTGGTCCGCCACGGCGAGACCGGAGGCGTCGGCGACAGCGCCGCCGAACGCGGCTACTCGTACCTCCTCCAGCAGCACCGGGGTGCGTGA
- a CDS encoding beta-propeller domain-containing protein: MAAALALAGCTASPPAADPPTGRVVPAGGLRLVAFDGCDEALRQLRTAAKAAVGPWGLGPDGFMQLDVKRAGAVGGAAEGATSASTPDFSGTNVHEAGVDEPDLVKTDGRRIVTVNRGVLSVVDPASRRVTGRLALDTDAWQSSGGEGSLLLHGDRALVLLHAGRIVKGPVPDGHNRPVRTSQARLVLLDLVGSPRVVGDYRIDGLLVDARQVGATARVVVRSSDRLNFPHLPGRRTDAQRIAANRAVIDKATLDDWLPRYEIRDGVRTVGTGRMGCDRVSRPAGFSGASMVTVLSFDLGASALGAGDPVTVFADGDTVYGNGQRLYVTNDKRLRMWRGGGSGAGDAGTEIYQFDTAAGTPRFVAAGSVPGWLINQYALSEWDGHLRVATTTGDTWGRRTSSQSAVYVLRADGATLKRVGAVTGLGKGERIYSVRFVGGTGYVVTFRQTDPLYGVDLRDPAAPRVTGELKINGYSSYLHPAGDGRLIGIGQDATNQGRVTGTQVSLFDVADPARPARIAQHHVPGGWSEAENDPHAFLYWPPERLVVIPVTRPGVVTDRADGVKGTPSGGVLALRVGDKGFTVAGAVDHPGVLAGDGREWAPIRRSLMVDGVLWTVSDVGLKATALSGMTTLAWVPLT; the protein is encoded by the coding sequence ATGGCCGCCGCGCTGGCCCTCGCCGGCTGCACCGCGTCACCGCCGGCCGCCGACCCGCCCACCGGACGGGTCGTACCGGCCGGCGGGCTGCGGCTGGTGGCCTTCGACGGCTGCGACGAGGCGCTGCGGCAGCTCCGTACGGCCGCGAAGGCGGCGGTCGGGCCGTGGGGCCTCGGCCCGGACGGCTTCATGCAGTTGGACGTGAAACGGGCGGGGGCGGTCGGCGGCGCCGCCGAAGGCGCGACGTCGGCGTCCACGCCCGACTTCTCCGGCACCAACGTGCACGAGGCAGGCGTGGACGAACCGGACCTGGTCAAGACCGACGGCCGGCGGATCGTCACGGTCAACCGGGGCGTGCTGTCGGTGGTCGATCCGGCGAGCCGCCGCGTGACCGGCCGGCTGGCGCTCGACACCGACGCCTGGCAGTCGTCCGGCGGCGAGGGGAGCCTGCTGCTGCACGGCGACCGGGCGCTCGTGCTGCTGCACGCGGGTCGGATCGTCAAGGGCCCGGTCCCGGACGGGCACAACCGCCCCGTCAGGACCTCGCAGGCCCGGCTGGTCCTGCTGGACCTCGTCGGGTCGCCCCGCGTGGTGGGGGATTACCGGATCGACGGCCTCCTGGTCGACGCCCGGCAGGTCGGCGCGACCGCCCGGGTCGTGGTCCGGTCCTCGGACCGGCTGAATTTTCCCCACCTGCCCGGCCGCCGGACCGACGCCCAGCGGATCGCGGCCAACCGGGCGGTCATCGACAAGGCCACGCTCGACGACTGGCTGCCCCGCTACGAGATCCGCGACGGCGTGCGGACCGTCGGGACCGGACGGATGGGCTGCGACCGGGTGAGCCGTCCGGCCGGATTCTCCGGCGCGTCGATGGTGACGGTGCTCAGCTTCGACCTGGGCGCGTCGGCACTCGGCGCCGGTGACCCGGTCACCGTGTTCGCCGACGGTGACACCGTCTACGGCAACGGCCAGCGCCTCTATGTCACGAACGACAAACGCCTGCGGATGTGGCGTGGCGGGGGGTCCGGGGCAGGTGATGCCGGCACCGAGATCTACCAGTTCGACACCGCGGCGGGCACGCCACGCTTCGTCGCCGCCGGGTCCGTGCCCGGCTGGTTGATCAACCAGTACGCGCTGTCCGAGTGGGACGGTCACCTGCGAGTGGCGACCACGACGGGTGACACCTGGGGCCGGAGAACGTCGTCGCAGTCCGCCGTCTACGTGCTGCGCGCCGACGGTGCCACGCTGAAGCGGGTCGGCGCGGTGACCGGCCTGGGCAAGGGCGAACGGATCTACTCGGTGCGGTTCGTCGGCGGCACCGGCTACGTGGTCACGTTCCGGCAGACCGACCCGCTGTACGGTGTGGACCTGCGCGACCCGGCCGCACCCCGGGTCACCGGCGAGCTGAAGATCAACGGGTATTCGTCGTACCTGCACCCGGCCGGCGACGGCCGCCTGATCGGGATCGGACAGGACGCGACGAACCAGGGACGGGTGACGGGCACCCAGGTGTCGCTGTTCGACGTGGCCGACCCGGCCCGGCCGGCGCGGATCGCTCAGCACCATGTCCCGGGCGGCTGGTCCGAGGCGGAGAACGACCCGCACGCGTTCCTGTACTGGCCGCCGGAGCGCCTGGTGGTGATCCCGGTGACCCGGCCGGGCGTGGTCACCGACCGCGCCGACGGCGTCAAGGGCACCCCGTCCGGCGGCGTGCTGGCGTTGCGCGTCGGCGACAAGGGCTTCACCGTGGCCGGTGCGGTCGACCACCCGGGCGTCCTGGCCGGCGACGGCAGGGAGTGGGCGCCGATCCGCCGCTCGCTGATGGTCGACGGCGTGCTCTGGACGGTCTCCGACGTCGGCCTCAAGGCGACCGCCCTGTCCGGCATGACCACCCTGGCCTGGGTGCCGCTGACCTGA
- a CDS encoding MoaD/ThiS family protein: protein MIRVVLPAHLKNLAHVTGEVRVEVAGPPTQREVLDALEAAYPMLLGTIRDRHSGKRRPFVRFYACELDLSNDSPDDPLPEEVVAGKEPFIVLGAMAGG from the coding sequence GTGATCCGGGTGGTGCTGCCGGCGCACCTGAAGAACCTGGCGCACGTCACCGGTGAGGTCCGCGTCGAGGTGGCCGGGCCGCCCACCCAGCGGGAGGTGCTCGACGCGCTGGAGGCCGCGTACCCGATGCTGCTCGGCACGATCCGCGACCGGCACAGCGGGAAGCGCCGGCCGTTCGTCCGCTTCTACGCCTGCGAGCTGGACCTCTCCAACGACTCCCCGGACGATCCGTTGCCGGAGGAGGTGGTCGCGGGGAAGGAGCCGTTCATCGTGCTCGGCGCGATGGCGGGCGGTTGA
- a CDS encoding exo-alpha-sialidase → MSGVRVLVGTRKGAFILTSDGKRGDWTVDGPHFGGWEIYHLTGSPVEPDRLYASQSGGWFGQLIQRSDDGGRNWTTVGNDFAYSGEVGEHLWYDGTPRPWEFKRIWHLEPSRHDPDTVYAGGEDAALYLSTDGGQKWSELTALRQHPTGPSWQPGAGGMCLHTILLDPADRDRIYVAISAAGAFRSDDGGASWLPINKGLRSGEIPDTDSEVGHCVHRLAQHPSRPDTLFMQKHWDVMRTDDAGANWREVSGDLPTDFGFPIAVHAHEPETIYVVPITSDSLHYPPEGKLRVYRSRTGGEHWEPLTEGLPQSHCYVNVLRDAMAVDTLDPCGIYFGTTGGQVYHSADGGDTWAPIVRDLPGVLSVEVQVLP, encoded by the coding sequence ATGAGCGGCGTACGAGTACTTGTCGGCACGCGCAAGGGCGCGTTCATCCTGACCTCGGACGGCAAGCGTGGCGACTGGACCGTCGACGGGCCGCACTTCGGCGGCTGGGAGATCTACCACCTGACCGGGTCCCCTGTCGAACCGGACCGGTTGTACGCGTCCCAGTCCGGCGGCTGGTTCGGGCAGCTGATCCAGCGCTCGGACGACGGCGGGCGGAACTGGACGACGGTCGGCAACGACTTCGCCTACAGCGGCGAGGTGGGGGAGCACCTCTGGTACGACGGCACCCCACGCCCGTGGGAGTTCAAGCGGATCTGGCACCTGGAGCCGTCCCGGCACGACCCCGACACGGTGTACGCGGGCGGCGAGGACGCCGCCCTCTACCTGTCCACCGACGGCGGTCAGAAGTGGTCCGAGCTGACCGCCCTGCGGCAGCACCCGACCGGCCCGTCCTGGCAGCCCGGCGCGGGCGGGATGTGCCTGCACACGATCCTGCTCGACCCGGCCGACCGGGACCGCATCTACGTGGCGATCTCGGCGGCCGGCGCGTTCCGCAGCGACGACGGCGGCGCGAGCTGGCTGCCGATCAACAAGGGTCTGCGCTCGGGCGAGATCCCGGACACCGACTCCGAGGTCGGGCACTGCGTGCACCGTCTCGCGCAGCACCCGTCCCGGCCGGACACGCTGTTCATGCAGAAGCACTGGGACGTCATGCGCACCGACGACGCCGGCGCGAACTGGCGGGAGGTCAGCGGCGACCTGCCGACGGACTTCGGCTTCCCGATCGCGGTGCACGCGCACGAGCCGGAGACGATCTACGTGGTGCCGATCACCAGCGACTCGCTGCACTACCCGCCGGAGGGCAAGTTGCGCGTCTACCGCAGCCGTACCGGCGGCGAGCACTGGGAGCCGCTCACCGAAGGGCTGCCGCAGTCGCACTGCTACGTCAACGTGCTGCGCGACGCGATGGCCGTCGACACGCTCGACCCGTGCGGCATCTACTTCGGCACCACCGGCGGTCAGGTCTACCACTCGGCCGACGGCGGCGACACCTGGGCGCCGATCGTGCGGGACCTGCCGGGGGTGCTCTCGGTCGAGGTCCAGGTGCTGCCGTGA
- a CDS encoding MmcQ/YjbR family DNA-binding protein, which translates to MTGPGDVPPEHLDRLRPICLGLPETYEEAAWVGVRWRVRGRTFAHVLTVDPGHQAAYARAAATDEPVCVMMFRSPGDEIAGLLAAGPHFFKPDWAADVVGLRLDAETDWTEVAELLTESFCVLAPKKLVALVDRPG; encoded by the coding sequence ATGACCGGCCCCGGAGACGTCCCACCCGAGCACCTCGACCGCCTGCGGCCGATCTGCCTCGGCCTGCCGGAGACCTACGAGGAAGCGGCCTGGGTGGGCGTCCGCTGGCGCGTGCGCGGCCGCACCTTCGCCCACGTGCTCACCGTCGACCCGGGCCACCAGGCGGCGTACGCGCGAGCCGCGGCGACCGACGAGCCGGTCTGCGTGATGATGTTCCGCTCCCCCGGCGACGAGATCGCCGGGCTGCTCGCGGCCGGTCCGCACTTCTTCAAGCCGGACTGGGCCGCCGACGTGGTCGGCCTGCGGCTGGACGCCGAGACCGACTGGACCGAGGTCGCCGAGCTGCTCACCGAGAGCTTCTGCGTGCTGGCCCCGAAGAAGCTGGTGGCACTGGTCGACCGGCCCGGCTGA
- a CDS encoding GNAT family N-acetyltransferase: MTSPASRTVRVARPGDVAALVDLIESAYRGERSRQGWTHEADLLAGQRTDPEMVTAAVTGPDGVVLVAEQDGDLVACCQLERRDDHVYFGMFAVAPGRQGGGLGRDLLAEAERYAAEQWHAGEMRMTVIVQRDDLIAWYERRGYVRTGERSPFPYGDERFGVPLRPDLAFETLRKKLG; encoded by the coding sequence ATGACCAGCCCCGCATCCCGTACCGTCCGGGTCGCCCGCCCCGGCGACGTGGCCGCCCTCGTCGACCTGATCGAGTCGGCGTACCGGGGCGAGCGCAGCCGCCAGGGCTGGACCCACGAGGCGGACCTGCTGGCCGGGCAGCGCACCGACCCGGAGATGGTGACCGCGGCGGTCACCGGCCCGGACGGCGTGGTGCTGGTCGCCGAGCAGGACGGCGACCTGGTGGCCTGCTGCCAGCTGGAACGCCGCGACGACCACGTGTACTTCGGGATGTTCGCTGTCGCCCCCGGCCGGCAGGGCGGCGGCCTGGGCCGGGACCTGCTGGCCGAGGCCGAGCGCTACGCGGCCGAGCAGTGGCACGCCGGTGAGATGCGGATGACCGTGATCGTCCAGCGCGACGACCTGATCGCCTGGTACGAGCGGCGCGGCTACGTCCGCACCGGCGAGCGGAGCCCGTTCCCGTACGGCGACGAGCGCTTCGGCGTGCCGCTGCGGCCGGACCTGGCGTTCGAGACGCTGCGCAAGAAGCTCGGCTGA
- a CDS encoding alpha/beta hydrolase, whose amino-acid sequence METTVGAAGLPAVLDLPSGPVRGGLVVLHGSQAGQRSHFLYEHLARLLPPAGVAVLRYDRRPRADGHDVPLADQADDASAALTELRRHVGTAPVGLWGFSQGAWAAALTATRHPVGFLVLVGCSGVSPAVQMRYGTAEQLRRNGYGAADLAELAELRRVAEGFQRGEVPRPVAQAAIDAAARRRWFPLAFLPDELPATPGTWTDMDYDPAPVLARLTGPVLLCYGETDAWIPIEDSLAVWRRTARDAELTVARLAGCDHSPTLGEAEDLDGISPQYERVLLDWLDRTLPPPG is encoded by the coding sequence ATGGAGACGACTGTCGGCGCGGCGGGCCTGCCGGCGGTCCTCGACCTGCCGTCCGGGCCGGTGCGCGGCGGCCTGGTGGTGCTGCACGGCTCGCAGGCCGGGCAGCGGTCCCACTTCCTCTACGAGCATCTGGCCCGGCTGCTGCCGCCGGCCGGGGTCGCGGTGCTGCGCTACGACCGCCGCCCCCGTGCCGACGGGCACGACGTGCCGCTGGCCGACCAGGCCGACGACGCCTCCGCCGCGCTCACCGAGCTGCGCCGGCACGTCGGGACGGCCCCGGTCGGGCTCTGGGGGTTCAGCCAGGGCGCGTGGGCGGCGGCGCTCACCGCGACCCGGCACCCGGTCGGCTTCCTGGTCCTGGTCGGGTGCAGCGGCGTGAGCCCGGCGGTCCAGATGCGCTACGGCACCGCCGAGCAGCTGCGCCGCAACGGCTACGGCGCGGCCGACCTGGCCGAGCTGGCCGAGCTGCGGCGCGTCGCCGAGGGGTTCCAGCGTGGCGAGGTGCCGCGCCCGGTGGCGCAGGCGGCGATCGACGCGGCGGCGCGGCGGCGGTGGTTCCCGCTGGCGTTCCTGCCCGACGAGCTGCCCGCCACGCCCGGCACCTGGACCGACATGGACTACGACCCGGCACCGGTGCTGGCGCGGCTGACCGGCCCGGTGCTGCTCTGCTACGGCGAGACGGACGCGTGGATCCCGATCGAGGACAGCCTCGCGGTGTGGCGGCGGACGGCCCGCGACGCCGAGCTGACGGTGGCCCGGCTGGCCGGCTGCGACCACTCCCCCACGCTCGGCGAGGCCGAGGACCTGGACGGCATCTCCCCGCAGTACGAGCGGGTGCTGCTGGACTGGCTCGACCGCACGCTGCCGCCGCCGGGCTGA
- a CDS encoding ASCH domain-containing protein, which yields MDAELPTFEFAFPGPLRDQLVAAVLDGSKTTTTGLLQDYEIDGEPLPEVGTRSAVIDSAGRPVAVIELVEVRVAPLGEVDLDHARDEGEGFETVAAWREGHERFWHGDDYRGWLGDPGFTVDDDTPAVLERFRLVETL from the coding sequence ATGGACGCCGAGCTGCCCACGTTCGAGTTCGCCTTTCCCGGTCCGCTGCGCGACCAGCTCGTCGCCGCGGTGCTCGACGGGAGCAAGACCACCACCACCGGCCTGCTGCAGGACTACGAGATCGACGGCGAGCCGCTGCCCGAGGTCGGCACCCGCTCGGCGGTGATCGACTCCGCCGGCCGGCCAGTCGCGGTGATCGAACTCGTCGAGGTCCGCGTCGCCCCGCTCGGCGAGGTGGACCTCGACCACGCCCGCGACGAGGGCGAGGGGTTCGAGACGGTCGCCGCGTGGCGGGAGGGCCACGAGAGGTTCTGGCACGGCGACGACTACCGCGGCTGGCTCGGCGACCCCGGGTTCACAGTGGACGACGACACCCCGGCCGTGCTGGAACGCTTCCGCCTGGTCGAGACGCTCTGA
- a CDS encoding CoA transferase has protein sequence MSGPLRGVLVADFSRILAGPYATMLLADLGADVVKVEAPGGDDTRGWRPPVRDDVSTYYLSVNRNKRSLVLDLTDPGDLTLAHRLADRADVLIQNFRPGALRRFGLDHDTVTARNARLVYASISGFGDAGGADLPGYDLMVQAAAGLMSLTGDADGPPYKAGVAVFDVIAGLHAAVGILAALRHRESTGRGQHVRVDLLSSALSGLVNHTSAYVAGAAAPHRMGNAHPSIVPYEPLPTADGDLVVIAGNDGQFRTLCRVLGVPELADDARFRRNADRVAHRDELRPLLVAALSRRGSAHWFAELRAAGVPCSPINSVAEGVALAEGLGLEPVVTTGGVPGIRNPIGLSDTPPRYDLPPPDLDEHGAALRAWLATE, from the coding sequence ATGTCGGGTCCGTTGCGCGGGGTGCTGGTCGCCGACTTCTCCCGGATCCTCGCCGGGCCGTACGCGACGATGCTCCTGGCCGACCTGGGCGCGGACGTGGTGAAGGTGGAGGCGCCGGGCGGCGACGACACCCGGGGCTGGCGCCCGCCGGTCCGCGACGACGTCTCGACCTATTACCTGTCGGTCAACCGCAACAAGCGCTCGCTGGTCCTCGACTTGACCGACCCGGGTGACCTGACGCTGGCGCACCGGCTCGCCGACCGGGCCGACGTGCTGATCCAGAACTTCCGGCCGGGCGCGCTGCGCCGCTTCGGCCTCGACCACGACACGGTCACCGCCCGCAACGCCCGCCTGGTGTACGCCTCGATCAGCGGCTTCGGCGACGCCGGTGGCGCCGACCTGCCCGGGTACGACCTCATGGTGCAGGCCGCCGCCGGCCTGATGAGCCTCACCGGGGACGCGGACGGCCCGCCCTACAAGGCCGGGGTGGCGGTGTTCGACGTGATCGCCGGGCTGCACGCGGCGGTCGGGATCCTGGCCGCGCTGCGGCACCGGGAGTCGACCGGGCGCGGGCAGCACGTCCGCGTGGACCTGCTCTCCTCGGCGTTGTCCGGGCTGGTCAACCACACCAGCGCGTACGTCGCCGGGGCAGCGGCGCCGCACCGGATGGGTAACGCGCACCCGAGCATCGTCCCGTACGAGCCGCTGCCCACCGCCGACGGCGACCTGGTGGTGATCGCCGGCAACGACGGTCAGTTCCGTACCCTCTGCCGGGTGCTCGGCGTGCCGGAGCTGGCCGACGACGCGCGGTTCCGCCGCAACGCCGACCGGGTCGCGCACCGCGACGAGCTGCGGCCGCTGCTGGTGGCGGCGCTGTCCCGGCGCGGCAGCGCGCACTGGTTCGCCGAGCTGCGTGCCGCCGGCGTGCCGTGCAGCCCGATCAACTCGGTGGCCGAGGGCGTGGCGCTGGCGGAAGGGCTGGGCCTGGAGCCGGTGGTGACGACCGGCGGCGTGCCGGGGATCCGGAACCCGATCGGCCTGTCCGACACCCCGCCCCGATACGACCTGCCGCCACCCGACCTCGATGAGCACGGCGCGGCGCTGCGGGCCTGGCTCGCCACGGAGTGA